The Malus sylvestris chromosome 8, drMalSylv7.2, whole genome shotgun sequence genomic interval TCAGAGCCAACCTGAAGGACTGAATGAAAAGACCTAGCCAAGACCCGGCCACTAACAGCAGCAAGCAGAAATCTTCCCTGTTTAGGGAAAAGGCAGTCATCCTCGGAtggaaataacattttttttatttcttgcaTAGTTCAAACAATTGAAGAGTGCATAATGCATGAGCACATATTTCTCTCATGGCCTGGACCTCCCAAAAATTTAATGTTTTTCCAGTGAACTTTACGGACAACAATTTCTGATAATGTAATGACATACTGAAAATGACAAGATACTAACAATCTGACTTGTAACATTTTCTTGTTAAATTTAATAGAGAGAAAGATCTTTCTATCTAAAACATTATTTGATAAATATAGAAAGTAATAAGAATACCAAAACATAAGCGACGAAAATTCTAAACAACTCACATTTGCATCTTCTGAGTGAAGATTAAATTGGGGCTCAATAACATTCACCATGAAATGACGAGTCCCCTCCTCCTCAGAATCATTTGTGTCTCTATTCTTTGCTACAATCATGGGAAACAAATGCCACTTAGCAGAAATTTTGGTctataaaacaaattaatgtCCATGACATTCATCACAATATAGTTaacaatatttatttaaaaagtcctgttcccttttgtttttttccctataaaaacaaaaagaaaagctcAGGAAATCCAAAAGTACACTTCTAAAAACAAGTTTAACACATTCGCATATTGGacataaaaatataagtaaTTCAGATTTCATGGGGTGGAAAATTTACCAACTACAGCAGATGACGAGTTCCCAACCACAACAGATGGAGAGTTACCAGATGTCGCTGATGATGAGTTCCCAACTGCAACAGATGATGAGTTCTCGGTGGCTGATGATGAGTTTTCTAATTTAACGGGATGTGCTGGAGATGAAAGTGAACCAGAGGTCTCTGCATGCTCGACGGAAGAGGAAGTAACACCATGGCTGGTAGTAGAGGGTTTAGAGTTACCATCTTGTTGCATTTCACCACCAGTATGTGCCTGGTTCTCCTCGTGTAATTTCCTTTGGGCATACTGCCTAGAAGGAGAAGGTTTGGATGGCTGAAATGCTTTGGATAAACCACCAACAAAAGACCAAACAGCATCTCTATTCTCAATAGTCCACAGAAGCTTTAGCCCATAAACAAATATACGCTGACAATTGTCAGCTATTACCACATTGTATCCATCATCATCACTATGATCAGACCGTGTATGCTCATCACTCTCACTCCCATTTTCAAACTCAGACCTCACATATGTCATCTCAAGATTTTTTCTTCCAGCCTCTTGCCAAGCTAATAACCTGGCTGGGTCAGCTTTTGGCGCCTGCCTTCTTATTGTGAAATAATCAGATGACAATAGAAATCCATCATCACGATGCTTCTCTGTGCAACTACTCACATAGTTACTTTTCTCATTGGGACCTCTATCCGTAGATGCAGATTGTGAATTTTTTATTGTCATTTGAACCACTTTTGCAACACTAgtactttcttttttatttaaaaatgccTTAGGCATATGAAGGTCAAAACCCTGGTAAACAAGATCAAGAGGCTCACGCTTGCATTCAAAAGTATACTTTTGCTTACCACGACTATAACACATTTCACATTTGAGCTTAGTCATATTAAATGTCAGTCCCTTAGCTGGATCATCATCATCTAGCGGCATATGTTTTAAACATGTAGGTGCAGCATCAATGCGGAGCATAAATTCTGTCATTACTCTGTCCAATGACAAGTTACCAGATCTAGGAACTCTTGGAACTCCAAAACGAGGCCAACGAGCAAAGGACCGCAATTTGTGAGGAGGAAGATAATTCATGTTCCAAAACTTTATCAACCATGCTAGATCATGAGCGCCAACATTTAGTGTCGGTGAAAGAACGGAAACATTGTCATCTTTATGAGGAGGACCATAAACAGTTCCATCTACATCACCATTACCTGCCTCGGTAGAAAAAGTGCTTTGCTTTTCAAGTGGAGAGGGCCTAAGAGAAAAGGTCCAGCGAAGGGATAGAGAGGTGGATCTGTATGGATCAAAAACCTTATCACGAGGTCTTCCTTCAGCAGGAAGTGCAAACAAATAATGATTCATGGGATTTCCAGATTCACATTCCCAACCTAATGTAACTTCAACTGTAAAGGCTGGAGCCTCTAGCAATGGACCGGATACACCTTTAGGAAGTTTTAAACCACGATTATTTGCCAAACTCTCCAAACTGCTTAAGAAAATCTTGAAAGCATTTGCTGATACATAAATACGGCCATCAGACTGCTGAATCTCCATAGAACCAGTTATTATTTGAAGTTTGTCAAGCTTTTCATAAGGATCGGTAGTCGCTAGTATATTAAATTTGGCTTCTGAAAATAATAAGGTGATGTTTCCATGAATATAATTTCTCATATCATCCCACCATGGTAAGCTCTTTTCCTTTTTGGGAGGAGTGGGAAGTGGATTAGGGTTCCTAACAGATAGATTAGCCCTGCGAAGGGCCACAGAAAAAGCATAAGTGACATCAGCAAAAGCAGGTTCATACCCCACCCCAAAGGACACTTCAGCTTTCTGAAAATGTAAGGATAAATCTGTAAATGTTTTCATAGGTGGAGTTGTGCCACTAGCCGAACGAAGCATGTTCACCTTTCTCCATCTCCCAATATAGACTTCTTTGTATACTTGAGGCTGAAAACTTGTTGCCTGATCCAAAGAAATAATTTCCAATTATACAGCATACGCGCACAAGTTTTGCATGTAAGGACATGAAAAAATCACATCAAGACCCAAATAATCAATCATGATATACATACAAAGGTTTGATACACTTTCAAATATCACTACAGGGTCTGATCACAGAAGACAGAAGAATGGTTTTTCATTTTGACAAGAAGAAGAACCTGGGAGTCATTTTATCCAGGAAAAGAAAAGGTGAAGGATATTCAGCACCTTTTGATGAATGATATTGCTAGGGTCTCTAGGCaattatttttcattagttttcactCTCTTTTTTCGGCCTTGGGCCTCAACTGGACCCCAACAAAAGGTGAAATACAGGCAATGCGTACAAGCAGTCTACAGAAGATATTAAGGCAGCTTATGTGAGCAAATCCAAAACAAGTATTTTAACCTAAGAAATATGCACACAAACTCCGTTTCTTTATTGTCCTTTAGCTATAAAAAAATGTCTCCTTTTcagaaaagggaaaaagaaatatGCTACTTAAAAAACAGGAAGGACCAGGTCATCTAAACCCCACAATGTCCTCTAAGACTTTTTATGTCAGCATGCATGCACATAGCAATAGATGCAAGTATTTAGTCCTTAATTATCCAAGAAGATGGATTGTATGAAATCAAATAAACTTATAATTCCACTTCACAAACAATATTCTTAGCGCATGACCAAAAGGAGATGCATTGATAAAAGGTGGGTAATATCCCCGCATTTGACATTTTACAAGAAATTTACACTGGTTCTTGTCCAAAGAGTGGGGACAACATTACTGACTACTTCAACATGACTAAATGAAATGGCATATTGGCACATTAACTAGCTCTTTAACTTTTTTTGAACCATATAATCACTAATCGACAATCACAATTGACGACTTGATGTTGGACCAGAAAAACCACTTTGAAAGTGTTGGTTAACCCAAAGGAATGATCTTTCCACATAGTAGATTATTTAAGCTGTAGAAAATTAGTAAATCTTTACTTTTATTTCATAAAGAGACATTACTAAAAAGAAAAGAGGAGAAATTAAGCTGGAGGATATGAGTATTTCTTCAGCTACTTTGTCAAACTATCTGACCAAACGTCAAGTTTTGCAGCACAGACGTTCATCACTTGCATTTCcagttttgttcttttttttcttctttttttttcttatcatgGTAGGCTTGGCCAACAGAAAATAATTGGAAAAAACCAATGTTCCTGTAATCAAGAGGCGTCTAacgattttctttcttttaatattttctgcCCAAAAATAGCAACTGGCAAAGCAAATTTACATATGCTAAACCCAAGAAATCAAAAGAAGGGTAACAAACGGAATGTCACTTTGCAAATTACCTGCTGTGCAAGTACAAGACGACCTTCACATTTACCAGAAGTACCACACAAAAGAGGAGATGCATAATCACGTAGCTGAACGACCAGAGAACCTGCGTGCAAGAGAATATTACTCCCATATAGTCGAGAAAATGGTATATCATTTTCACAACAAACCGGATCTAGCGTCTTTATGACCTCTATCATCCCATCATCTCCACCATCAATCCTTGTCAAGGTTACATCTAAGTCTCTTGCTGTTATGGAAAGAAGAGAAGTCCTAGAAGTACTTGGCTTAAAACCAGACTGAAACCCTTCCCTACAGGCACCTGAACCTTCAGATGGTGCTAGATTTTTGCATGCCCTGTAATAAGATTTGAATGATTGTTTATAAATTTCTCCTTTCATCTCATTAACTGCTGATGGATCTTGTACATCAATCTCAACTCCATTAAAGAAAGTTTTTCTTCCTTGAGTAGAATCTACTGTTTCGGTTGTTTTAGGAATCTGGTTGGCTTTGGAAACAAATTCATCAAGAAACTTCAACCTAACAGCTAACTCAGATGCCTCATTCTTCATCAGCTGATAATGTTCATCAAGCCAACCTTGCAGCGGCTCTTCTTCAATATCAGCAGTTAACTTTCGTATGCCAAACTTTAAACAGCCAACTTTCATTGAACCAGGCTTCTTAGGTTTTGAGGTATCTTTCTTCGTGGGAAAGATGAGGCTAGTTCTAGCAGCACTTACAAGCTTCAAAGCACGCAACATTTCTTCAACAGAATCATCAATGGCGCGCAATTCTAACCTATATGGCAAGCAAATATGAACATCAAGGCCTTGAATTACCCAATCCCATGTTGTAGCTACAGGTGTTTTTGCGTCGGAAGGGCATGAGGCACTAGGAACACGTGAAATTTGCATCCGGCTACTTTTTAATACTCTGGACCCATTAAAACTAAGCATAAGCCCTTCAAGAAGTACACCTATACGGGCATTCTCAGAAAAAATTGATTGTACCTGAACCATTGCATCAACCCCATCACCAGCCTCAGCAAATATGGACAGCATTTCCACATCTACAGCAAAAATAGATTCCCTCTTCTTGGGCTTGTCTAAATTCACTGGTTCTGCAATGACTTCTTTTTTCTGGTCAGAACCTTTCATGCCAGGGGCATCTTCACTACCATGTCTCTGAAGCTTCTGATTATGTACAAGTAACTTCAACTGTAGTCCAAGTTCAACTAGTGATAATTGTACATCAGGTTCCCACCTAACTGTAATATCAGTAGCACTGAAAAGAGAGCAAACAGCAACCTCTTTCAGACCACCAGAACGCCGTACAAATTTGGAATTCTGGATGTCAAACAAAGCCACTTTCGTTTCCGGTTTATCTTCCTCCAAGTGGTCCTGATAGATAGATCTGGCTCTTTCAAGTTCAATCTGTGTGGATTGTTTCTCCTTGTTCACGCGCAAACTTAAATGGAAGATGTCAAGAGAAATGGAATACCTCAGTTTCTTGCGTTCATCAGATGTTGTGGACATTATGTCTGCAACCCGGGGTGTGCCATCATCTGAGGTACTTATTACAACTCGACCACCTTGTGATCCATAGTTCACACGCTTAGGATCTGCAACAACAGTATTTTCTAAGCCTGCCTCACCACAAAATTTCACAGAACATCGTTCAAGATTTAACTTCAACAGCTGAGTCCCTTTCCCTGATGGTTTGGACGGACGCCCTCGGCTTTGTGATGCTCTTCTTTCAGAAGAAGACAAAGTTTTCAAAAGTGCTTGAAAGGACATTGCAGTTGATATAAGCGACTCAACACGCTTGAATGTAAAAAACACACCCATACCAGTCACATCAACAGATAAAACCAATTTACATTTCGGACCGTCTTCTTTGGATGATTCCATGTCCTTTTTGCCCCAGTCCAGACTAACCTTTCCAACATTAATTATAGAACCCGAATTTGATTCTACACCAAAAAGGCTCTCTTTCAAGCATTCTTGGTATTCATCTGCCATGTGCAAATTTAGCTCACCAAGTTCCATATGTACAGTGGTTCCCGTATTTGATATGTTATTCGCAAATATGTGCGATGATTGAGAGCAACCCTACACCAGAAACTCAAATGTTATGACTTGTaattcataattttatttttgaactaaaaaaaaaaaaaaagattaacggGAATAGGAATACATGATTAATGACAAATAAAGAAGCTGAAGCTAAAGAAGAGCAAGAGACACAATGGCTACTTCACCGGACAGTGAAAATTAGACGGCAAATCAACAAAAACAGAGCTCTATCACCTACATATATGCAAATGGTTTACATTATAATATGACTAAATATTAATTGCTTAAGAACTTAGAAGTGCACTTGGGAGAGAATGGTACTACAATGTTGTTTTCTTTGATCTAATACAACTTTTttcttaatcaaaacagaaGGCCCTACTATGTATGACCTGCTGAGGGGTTTTAATATACACCACACTTTTACTCATTTTAAAGGAAATAGAATAAAAACCACTCTGAATTTTTGCAATGGCGAATGGATGGTTTCATATCCTTTCACCTATGAGTTCCCCATGTACATAAAATGATATTCAAGCAAGGACAAGAAGAGCGCTCAAAACTCTACAAATATCAGGAAATTCTAATAATAACCCATTTGCTTACTACACCTCTCATCTCCTTTAACAAATTAAAGATTTGCTCGATAACCAACCTAATCCCAAATGCCCCCAATTTGTATAAGGGATACTGATCCTTTTGGATTAGATCATGCCCCCAGGGTTAGATTGCTGGCTTCCCTTTGTCTCCTTGTCAAAGCACGCAAGGGATGTTTCTTTTAATTTGATCCATGTGTATTGGTCTGCCATTTTAGTCTAAGTGGGTCTATTTTCTCTAAGTCCGGAGTGGGGTTTGAGGgatgtttgaaaaatcactGCTTTTTAGGCGTTCGTTTCCAACGgtcttttcattttattttgtatttctcCTTTGCCCCTCCAATAAAAAGATTGGATTCTTAGGTCTTATCACACAAATAGCTACAACATCCTTTTACTCACTAAACCAACCTATGTAAACTTTTTACTCATTATATCcctcataactctcaaaactcTTAACTATGAAGACATGAAAGCCACTGCCATCACAGCCCACCGCTGATCCACCGGGTCACTGGACTTGAAGAGCTACCACACATTTCATGAGACCTGCTCACCCACTCCCACATGACCACACATCTAAGCTTTTAGAAGCACCTTTTTGAATTTCATCTTCAGCGAAGACCTAGGGTGAATCTTAAATCTAAGCTCATTTGTGGTTTCTGTAACTATTTTCATTGCTTATGATCTTTTTTGGCCTTTGTCTGTTATGATTTATGTTGGAAAACATACTCCGTGTGTGATTTAAAATCATTTAATGGATTCAAGGTTTTTCAAACATCAAACACCCCTCCATGGCCCTTTTCCAGAGTGGCAACTAATAACTGAGTGGTATGTGATCAAATACGGGAAAATGAATAGAATTTACCCTAAATGATTTTAGGAAAGTTAAATCTAGAATGCACTTACATAAATTCACTACCACTGTAATCACTTGTTTGGTACCCCCACAGATTTTCCTCAAAATGTCTAATAAAATCACTCAAACTTATGGAAGTGCTGTTTAAGCATCTCTCCCACCGCAGTCATCATAACTGGGAAAGAAACTGTTGCGCATCACACATACCCTAATCATATAATATGAATCTACGAGGAATGGAGATGTGGGAAACTGTACCAGAATTGCTGCCCTGAACTTTCTTATGATTTGATACATTCCTGCTTTTATATTGTCTTTTCCTATGgtaaaatttgcataaaatgCTTGATAATTTATATAACTCAATTTGGCAAAATAAATGCCTTTCAGTGTTTGTTGTTCCTGGTTGGCTCTATAAATTTCACATTAGATAATTATATAACAGAAAAAAACTGATATTGTACAGGAAAATTTCACTTTTTCCAAAGTTTCTTACATGCACAGACAAGAATATCTTACTCTTTATACTTTTCCTGATTTTTATAACTAATTTTATATCATTGATTTCGATCCCATGGCTTGCACATATGGGTAAATGCCCTCTGGGCACAATTTTTTGATAAATTtacacataaataaaaaaacacaaaaatataaGTTGTTCAGTGTAACCTCAAAAATATGATAGTGCTAACAGAGAGTCGTATCACTTACATGATACAATGGCAACCCACTGATGCTATAAACCACAATAGTCATCTCAGGGGCTGAAACAGTACATGTCCACATGATGGCTTTGGTATCATCGGTTGGCGGTGGCTTGTCAAGAGTGGAAGTTCCCTCCCGAAGCACCATTCGTTTCTTTTTTGAGAAGTGGAGGCGCAACCATGGCTTTAATCTATTCATTATAACGTTGCATTGTGTACCTCCAAGCTTTACATCCATTTCAGCTCTGACAGGCAAGGTTGGCTGAAAAGTTAAAAGAGTTCCAAGTCAATAAATGACCCCCACCACATCAAAAATGCAGTGCCTGTTTCCAATGAAATATTGCATAGGGAATTCCATGGGAAATTCCAGATTTGattcttttcaaaaaaatatatatacatcgCATGGGAAATTCTAGATTTGTTGGAATGGACTGTAGCAGTGGCCCATGGATCTTATCATGTGCTTCGTTGCTTTTAGAAACattgttttcatttatttagAGACTATGTCCTcagtttctttctttattttcatCATATAAATACATTCCATATTAAACATGGAAAGCACTACTAGTAAGTATAAACCACAAACCTTCAGTGAAAAACCACAATCAAATAATCCTTGAATAGTGCTAAATCAATGATCCATCAATATATTCTTCtcaacaaaacataaaaaaaaacaatccatCAATATATTCAGTATCAAAATTAACTGTACATGATGATATGTTTAATTGGATATATTTACCCAACGTATGCAAGAAGTATAAAATATAAGCAGAAGGAAGAGATTAACTTTTAGGAGACACAGGTTGAACAACTTAAACTAAAAAAACTTACCTGTACTGGAATGTAAAAGAATGATGCAACATCAACTTTCAGTATCTCCAAAACAGAAATGCCAGCTTCTCTAAGCAActgaaacataatgtcaaaATCATCATCGAGAATAGACCAATATGCAACGAATGTGAAAAGTAAAACACTAAAATCATATTAACAGTGTCAAAGTTACATTCATACATGAATCTCACTGAAATCCAATTGAACATCAAGGCGTGTAGTCTCCCCCACATCTTCACTGGATTGTGATTTGGTGCTTTTTAATTGGATACCCATTATGTTATTCTCGACAGAAAAATCATATTCCCGATGCACAAATCTCACGTCCAGTTTTGGTAAACTGAAGGAAACCTATCAAAGAAGTAAAATATTAATTCTTATAAGGAACAATTTAATAAAAGAGAAGTTACACAAGTGGATGAACCAGACGTTGATGAAAGCACATAAACAAGAACAAGGAAAGATTCAATTGTAAATAATTGCATGATACTTAATATGATTCAAGAGGTTGACATGGAAAATGAATTGCTAATATCATCACATTCAGTGCAACAACTCTGAGTAATAGATATAGGGTAGAAAGATGCAAGAGAAGCTGTCAGAAGGAAATCACATTAGAGTCCGGTGACAAGCAAAACATGGCATAAAATAAAGGTTGGTCAGAGTTTTAAAATAATCTATAGCCCACTCACTCTACTTCAAAATAGGCACAAAAAAGTTCATGACTCCTCTACCCTTTATGACTCTTTCTGGACAGGGGAGATATCCTCCAAGGCACACTTCTGGCACTAGTTTAAACTTGTTTCAGCCTCTTAATACTGTACCCTAAATTACTGCTATCACATAACTATTCGGGATTTCACCTGACTGGTAAGGATAAAGGAACAGCCTGGGATATGGGTAGGTGTTAGTCCAAATCTTGGTAGGAGAAAATCTATACCATCATATCGCATGTAATTACACATACGTATAGTCCAACAACTAATTCTTTGAAAATCTGACAATAAACCTTGATGCTCAAGTAATTTCTTTGATGCCTGTGCAATTAAATTGaagtgtgtgtgcgtgtgtctttggagtttcatattttttaggaaattatttatcaaaaagaaaagaaaacatctACAAAAATGAACATGGTATCAAAACCAACTGTGCAATCATAACTTACATTCACTAAAAAGGAATATCCCAAAATTCTTAAATAAAGATGCCCAATATAAAGAATATAATTCTGTCTAGAAGAAAACACTTAAGAAAATTCATGTTTAAAGGAATCTGAACAGAAAGAAAATGGCATTAGTAAAATTATGACAAACTGAAGGGGGGAAGAGACAGACAGATCATGTTGAAAGCCATATTAGTTGACAAACCTTTTCTGGAAATAGAGAGGTGTACTTTGAGAGTGCAACAAtcatttgttgttttttgtgtggcTTTTTAGAAGCAACAGAATCAGTAGAGGACCCTAGAACGTTATCAGGTTGAAAAGAAGTTTGTGATGAACTTTTGCTTTTTGAAAGCAACTCCTCATTTAGGTTCACAGTAATCTCTCCACAGGCAATGTCCACATTCTTGATCATTACACCGACTTCcctacatccaaatcaagtgaATAAAAAGATATTAGCTGGTTTACCTTGCCTTATcattggaaattaaaaattaaaaataaaaaaaatctaatgatAGAAGAGACACAAAAAGTAATATAAGAATGAAAGTCTCATACTCAAGAAATCATATGCCACATTAAAAGCAATTAACTATGCTTTTGCATCTACAGAAAGAAACATATTTCTCCAAAGAT includes:
- the LOC126632265 gene encoding protein SABRE-like isoform X11 yields the protein MTMAASPVNFLFCFLVICITLWLLFMLLAWILSRVVGASIRFRFGGWKCIRDLVVEFKKGAVESVSVGEIKLSLRQSLVKLFGFISKDPKLQVLICDLEVVMRPSSRSTAKAKPRRPRTTKANSGRGKWMVVANIARYLSVSITDLVLKMPKASIEVKELKVDISKDGASKQNLIVKLQISPIVVLRSDPRVSCDLSNFSTGGSISASQTSSSMMERTSALFICEDFILSCEFGHDREVGVMIKNVDIACGEITVNLNEELLSKSKSSSQTSFQPDNVLGSSTDSVASKKPHKKQQMIVALSKYTSLFPEKVSFSLPKLDVRFVHREYDFSVENNIMGIQLKSTKSQSSEDVGETTRLDVQLDFSEIHLLREAGISVLEILKVDVASFFYIPVQPTLPVRAEMDVKLGGTQCNVIMNRLKPWLRLHFSKKKRMVLREGTSTLDKPPPTDDTKAIMWTCTVSAPEMTIVVYSISGLPLYHGCSQSSHIFANNISNTGTTVHMELGELNLHMADEYQECLKESLFGVESNSGSIINVGKVSLDWGKKDMESSKEDGPKCKLVLSVDVTGMGVFFTFKRVESLISTAMSFQALLKTLSSSERRASQSRGRPSKPSGKGTQLLKLNLERCSVKFCGEAGLENTVVADPKRVNYGSQGGRVVISTSDDGTPRVADIMSTTSDERKKLRYSISLDIFHLSLRVNKEKQSTQIELERARSIYQDHLEEDKPETKVALFDIQNSKFVRRSGGLKEVAVCSLFSATDITVRWEPDVQLSLVELGLQLKLLVHNQKLQRHGSEDAPGMKGSDQKKEVIAEPVNLDKPKKRESIFAVDVEMLSIFAEAGDGVDAMVQVQSIFSENARIGVLLEGLMLSFNGSRVLKSSRMQISRVPSASCPSDAKTPVATTWDWVIQGLDVHICLPYRLELRAIDDSVEEMLRALKLVSAARTSLIFPTKKDTSKPKKPGSMKVGCLKFGIRKLTADIEEEPLQGWLDEHYQLMKNEASELAVRLKFLDEFVSKANQIPKTTETVDSTQGRKTFFNGVEIDVQDPSAVNEMKGEIYKQSFKSYYRACKNLAPSEGSGACREGFQSGFKPSTSRTSLLSITARDLDVTLTRIDGGDDGMIEVIKTLDPVCCENDIPFSRLYGSNILLHAGSLVVQLRDYASPLLCGTSGKCEGRLVLAQQATSFQPQVYKEVYIGRWRKVNMLRSASGTTPPMKTFTDLSLHFQKAEVSFGVGYEPAFADVTYAFSVALRRANLSVRNPNPLPTPPKKEKSLPWWDDMRNYIHGNITLLFSEAKFNILATTDPYEKLDKLQIITGSMEIQQSDGRIYVSANAFKIFLSSLESLANNRGLKLPKGVSGPLLEAPAFTVEVTLGWECESGNPMNHYLFALPAEGRPRDKVFDPYRSTSLSLRWTFSLRPSPLEKQSTFSTEAGNGDVDGTVYGPPHKDDNVSVLSPTLNVGAHDLAWLIKFWNMNYLPPHKLRSFARWPRFGVPRVPRSGNLSLDRVMTEFMLRIDAAPTCLKHMPLDDDDPAKGLTFNMTKLKCEMCYSRGKQKYTFECKREPLDLVYQGFDLHMPKAFLNKKESTSVAKVVQMTIKNSQSASTDRGPNEKSNYVSSCTEKHRDDGFLLSSDYFTIRRQAPKADPARLLAWQEAGRKNLEMTYVRSEFENGSESDEHTRSDHSDDDGYNVVIADNCQRIFVYGLKLLWTIENRDAVWSFVGGLSKAFQPSKPSPSRQYAQRKLHEENQAHTGGEMQQDGNSKPSTTSHGVTSSSVEHAETSGSLSSPAHPVKLENSSSATENSSSVAVGNSSSATSGNSPSVVVGNSSSAVVAKNRDTNDSEEEGTRHFMVNVIEPQFNLHSEDANGRFLLAAVSGRVLARSFHSVLQVGSEMLEQALGTGNVNIPECEPEMTWKRMEFSVMLEHVQAHVAPTDVDPGAGLQWLPKIRRSSPKVKRTGALLERVFMPCDMYFRYTRHKGGTPELKVKPLKELTFNSRNITATMTSRQFQVMLDVLTNLLFARLPKPRKSSLSLPAEDDEDVEEEADEVVPDGVEEVELAKVDLEQKEREQKLVLGDIRKLSLRCDTTGDLYPEKEGDLWMINCTRSTLVQGLKRELVNSKKSRKASYASLRMALHKAAQLRLMEKEKNKSPSYAMRISLQINKVVWSMIVDGKSFAEAEINDMIYDFDRDYKDVGVAQFTTKNFVVRNCLPNAKSDMLLSAWNPPTEWEKKVLLRVDAKQGAPKDGNSSLERFQVEIYPLKIHLTEAMYRMMWGYLFPEEEQDSQRRQEVWKVSTTAGAKRVKKGSLVPEISALSGQTNKESEASSKASASAPATSQSSVHADPVQESKLQNLKTTVGGSPTRELRRTSSFDRSWEDTVAESVATELVLQSITGPLGSIEPDESSKNKLKDPKAVKSGRSSHEEKKVTKSQEEKRSRPRKMMEFHNIKISQVELCVTYEGSRFVVNDLKLLMDTFHRVEFTGTWRRLFSRVKKHIIWGVLKSVTGMQGKKFKDKANSQREPSGSGVPDSDLNFSDNEGQPEQPDQNPIPFLKRPSDGAGDGFVTSIRGLFNTQRRKAKAFVLRTMRGEAENDFQGDWSESDAEFSPFARQLTITKAKRLIRRHTKKFRSRKGSSSQQRDSLASSPRETTAFESDSSSGSSPYEDFNEGNILSSREVP